A window of bacterium genomic DNA:
AGCCTTTTGTTCCCCTACTCTGAGCCTGTTAAGCCCTTCGGAGATGCTTTATATGCAGAAGGGTGAGTTCTCAGAGTGCCCGATTGTTGTGTAGAAGGTGTATGCGCCGTAGTACCAGAGTGAGTAGACACCCCATACTTTTTTTTGACACAACCAATCCATCAGTTCCAGTATATGTTAGATAGCAACCTTGGTCTGTGTTGGTATGCTACGTCTGGATGCGGAGGGGCATTTGTAATGCAATCCTTTGCATTAGGGAATTCACCAACGTTAGACCAACTAAAGGCAGTTCCTGAACCTGCAACCCAATATCTTGAATCTCTTGGTGTTGCTACCCACTTTACTCTACCGTCAACATACAAAACATTTAGTCCTTCCACACCGTGGTTTCCACTTTCTTTATATAATCGCCACGAGTATGGATACATTCCTTTTGGGTCGTCGGTCATAATAGCGGTATCTGGGTGTGTCTGAACATTTAAACCGAGAGCATAAGTGTATGAACAACTTGAAATAGAATTTGAAATAAGCGAGTTAATATTAGCAGGTGTGGCTCTGTAAAGAGCTCCAGGGGTACTGTGTGGCTTGTCAGTTGCTGAACCTGGACATATAAAAAGTTTGTAGTCGGTTATATACTGGGCTGATTCAAATTCAGGCGTTGAAGGGTCTATCTGCCCTGTGAGTAGTGCAAGAGAAACATTCGGTTTAGAGGAAATAAATCCGGTACCAAAATTTGCATGCCCGCTCCATACTGTTGCATCGTCAAAGTCGTGGTAAGGGAAATAGCCGCCCCAATCCTGAGCATATATCAATAAAGCAAGACCTAACTGTTTCAAGTTGTTTATGCAGGCAGCTCTTTTTGCTTGTTCTCTTGCCCTTGATAAAGCAGGGAGAAGCATCGAAGCAAGAATCGCTATGATTGCTATTACCACCAGTAGTTCTATTAGAGTGAACCCTTTACTTGAGTGAAAATTTTTTTGGCGTAGCTCATTTTTTAAGGTATGCCTACCTTTATAGAAAAGTTTTTTTATTTTCATTTTTCACCTTTTTTACTTTTGGCTTGTAAGAAGAAAAACTTTAGTATAAATTAAATTACGGGTATACAGAAACTGGCACAATATTATAATTATTGTCAGATACTGCCCACGTAGGAATAGACGCTGCAACTCCGTGCACCTTTGTTACAGCTGAAAATCTATCTATACTTACAGACTCTACGTGCCCGTCTACAAATAGTAGATTTGCGCGGTTAGAATGTCTGAAATGTACAAAACCTTCTACTGCTTCTCTATAATCGCAACTTGCATATTGGTATCTGTAAACATTTGATGTTTTTGGTTCACGCAACCTTATAGAATCGGCAAAAATCCATAAAGAAGACGGATTGTTTCTTGCAAAAAGAGAAGTTCTTATAGTGTTATTCTGAAATTCAAGTCCTGGCCAAAGGTAGCCCGCTCTTATGCCATAGGTAGACCTTCCGTAATTGTCTTTGTCTGCTGTATGGGTGTACGGTAAAGCAGTAGGACAGACTGCGATATCCTTGGAAAAATAGTTCTTGTATATATCTGTGTTGTAGATATGTGTATGAATTAAACCATCAAAATCGTCAGCATAAATAAGAAGAGCTGTACCGAGCTGTTTAAGGTTATTCATACATACAGTCGCTTTTGCTCTTGCTCTGGCTTTACTAAGAGCAGGGAGTAGCATAGCCGCTAAAATTGCTATAATTGCAATAACTACAAGTAACTCTATAAGGGTGAAACCTGATCTGCTTTTTTTCATTTTTCTCACCTCCTTTCGGGATTTATCCCGAGTACCTCCGAGGGACTTCTTCCCGGGCGGAGCTTGGTTTTATTTTAACCTTATTTTACTCTTTATTCTTCGATTTTGTCAAGCATTTTATAATCACTTGGTACAAGTGAGTTTCAGCCTACGCCAAGGTATACGTGCCAAAGCTTGTAGTTTAGCGTATGTTGGCTTGGGCAGACATACCTTCGCAATGACAAAATAGAGGAGATAAAAAAGGGTGTTTGGAGGTGTTGCTTTTGTTTCTACAATTCTTTTATTTAGTATATTTTTTTATAATTTCTCTCTATTGTAGTAAAATAGAATAAGGTAACAAAATAACAGCTAAATAATGGAGGGAAATATGCTGTATAAAAACCAGATTTTTGATTTTGCAAAAATGAAGATAAGTGATTTTGAAAAGATAAGAAAAGAGAATGGCTGGGGGCTTACCTTCGCTGAATTTAAAGAAGCCCAAAAAAGAGCAAAAAAACCTCTTACTCTTACTGAGGTTTATATACTTGACAGTTTATGGTCAGACCATTGTTCATATAAAAATTCTAAACATAAACTTAAAAATCTTGTGAGAGATAATAGTTATGTTTTAAAAAGCAAAAATAGCGAAGCGGGCGCTGTAAGAATTGGTAAAAGTGACTATTACGCTGTCTTTAAGATAGAATCTCATAACCACCCTACCCTAATAAACCCTTTTGATGGAGCAGCAACAGGAGTTGGAGGTGTTTTAAGAGATATATTTGCTATGGGTGCAACAAATGTAGGTGTAGGTGCTTCATTAAGATACGGTCCAAAAGCAACACCTACATCAAAAAATGTTCTAAAAGGCGCTATTGAAGGGGCTTCTTTTTACTGTAAAGGTATGGAGTTACCAATTATTGCTCTAGATGTATATTATGATGAATCTTTCAAACATAACTGTCTTATGAATGTTGCCGCAGTTGGGGTTGTAAAGAAAGATGACCTGATACCCAATGTAGTACCTCAAAAAGGGGTTGGGTACAATTTAATATATATTGGCAAACCAACAGCAGGAGCTGCTGTTGGTGGAGCTTCTTTTGCTTCACAGGCTTTTGAAGAAGGTAAGAAAATAGAGATATCTTTTGGAGCAAATCCTTTACTTGAAAAAGCGACTTTTGATGTTTTTGAAAAAGTTAAGAAAACTCTTGTATCAAAAA
This region includes:
- a CDS encoding type II secretion system GspH family protein, encoding MKIKKLFYKGRHTLKNELRQKNFHSSKGFTLIELLVVIAIIAILASMLLPALSRAREQAKRAACINNLKQLGLALLIYAQDWGGYFPYHDFDDATVWSGHANFGTGFISSKPNVSLALLTGQIDPSTPEFESAQYITDYKLFICPGSATDKPHSTPGALYRATPANINSLISNSISSCSYTYALGLNVQTHPDTAIMTDDPKGMYPYSWRLYKESGNHGVEGLNVLYVDGRVKWVATPRDSRYWVAGSGTAFSWSNVGEFPNAKDCITNAPPHPDVAYQHRPRLLSNIYWN